ATATTTTGAAAGACTTATAAAAGAAAGTCAAAGCTACTAGAAAAATAAAAAGTTACTGTATTCAGATGTTCTGATCACAGTAACTTTTTATCATTATACAAGGGAAAACAAATGCTGATAGACAAAATATTTCCTTCGTAACTTACATTTTCAATTTTACCGTCAATTTTTTTTAGCAATTCTTTTACAATATACAAGCCTAAACCAGAACTTCCTTTGTTGCGTGACTTATCAGGGGTATAAAACTTGTTAAATAATAAGTTTACATCAATATTATCAAGAGATTTTGTTGAATTTTTAATCGTGAACACTCCTTTTTGATTGATAGAAACTTCAATGTAGTTATCTGAATAACGAAGTGCATTTACAATTAAATTTTCAATAATTCGTTTACAGATAAGATTATTTCCGTATATCCATACAGGAGAATTTTCTGTTTGAATGATTGGCTGGATTTCTCCAAATTCATAATACTTTTCAATTAAACAATCTGTAACAATTCTATTTATATCAATACGCTCACATTCAACATCCGATTGCTCATTTTCTAACACAGACAAATCATAAAAGTATTGCACTAACTCTGTGAGATAGTCAGTTTTTGCTTTAATGATTTTCAGATATTGTTCTTGCTCCTGTTTATTTTCACATTCCTGCAAAAGTGTTAAATAGCCTTGTATAGATGTCAAAGGTGTTCTTAAATCATGGCTTATATTAGATATAGATTGTTTTAACTGTTCTTCCTCCTGCTTAATTTGAACCTGCATTTTTTTATGTAGAGTATCTTTTTGATTGATTGCATAAGCTAATTCTTCAATATACTTATTTGATAAGGACACCCGTATTTTCCGCTGTTCCTTTATTTGCTTATTTATATTATGAATGGTTCTGATAATAGAGAATAGGGAAAATACTAATATGAAAATAAGACAAATCAATAAAAAATATAACATATTCGCATTTCCCCTTTCTGTTATGATTAGCGTATTTCTTGCTTTCTTAATATCAATG
This window of the Mediterraneibacter gnavus ATCC 29149 genome carries:
- a CDS encoding sensor histidine kinase: MLYFLLICLIFILVFSLFSIIRTIHNINKQIKEQRKIRVSLSNKYIEELAYAINQKDTLHKKMQVQIKQEEEQLKQSISNISHDLRTPLTSIQGYLTLLQECENKQEQEQYLKIIKAKTDYLTELVQYFYDLSVLENEQSDVECERIDINRIVTDCLIEKYYEFGEIQPIIQTENSPVWIYGNNLICKRIIENLIVNALRYSDNYIEVSINQKGVFTIKNSTKSLDNIDVNLLFNKFYTPDKSRNKGSSGLGLYIVKELLKKIDGKIENVSYEGNILSISICFPLYNDKKLL